A window of Fragaria vesca subsp. vesca linkage group LG7, FraVesHawaii_1.0, whole genome shotgun sequence contains these coding sequences:
- the LOC101306459 gene encoding transcription factor MYB12-like, whose translation MGRAPCCSKVGLHRGPWTPREDTLLTKYIEAHGEGHWRSLPKKAGLLRCGKSCRLRWMNYLRPDIKRGNITPDEDDLIIRLHSLLGNRWSLIAGRLPGRTDNEIKNYWNTHLSKRLMNEGTDPNTHQKLSQPPPPKENKRKKKQNHKSKHKNKTEKRSLPEKPKVHLPKPTRITSFVNLPRQDSFTTASTNVSSSQDQVQDHINNIIPWSDIKEGGAVFSVGDGSTSSDFECDQSRIIPNVAAGGDDHSLENIYEEYLQALLKTTDQDQNYQVELDTFAESLLI comes from the exons ATGGGAAGGGCTCCTTGTTGTTCGAAGGTTGGTTTGCACAGAGGTCCTTGGACTCCCAGAGAAGACACATTGCTCACCAAATATATTGAAGCTCATGGGGAAGGCCATTGGAGATCCTTGCCCAAAAAAGCTG GCCTCCTTAGGTGTGGGAAGAGTTGCAGGCTAAGATGGATGAACTACCTCAGGCCAGATATCAAGAGAGGAAACATTACTCCAGACGAAGACGACCTAATAATCCGACTGCATTCACTTCTCGGAAACCGCTGGTCTCTCATAGCAGGTAGACTTCCGGGTCGGACCGATAACGAGATCAAGAACTACTGGAACACCCATCTGAGCAAAAGGCTCATGAACGAAGGAACTGACCCGAACACGCATCAAAAACTATCCCAGCCTCCGCCGCCCAAGGAAAACAAGAGGAAGAAGAAGCAGAACCACAAATCCAAGCACAAGAACAAGACTGAGAAACGCTCATTACCTGAAAAGCCTAAGGTCCATCTCCCCAAACCCACCAGGATCACTTCCTTTGTTAACCTACCAAGGCAAGATAGCTTTACCACAGCTAGTACCAATGTGTCTTCTAGTCAGGATCAAGTTCAGGATCATATTAACAATATTATTCCTTGGTCTGATATCAAAGAGGGTGGGGCGGTCTTCTCCGTCGGTGATGGGTCGACGTCGTCGGATTTCGAGTGTGATCAGTCTCGGATAATACCTAATGTTGCAGCCGGTGGGGATGACCACAGTCTGGAAAATATTTACGAGGAATATCTGCAGGCCCTTCTGAAGACGACAGATCAAGATCAGAACTATCAGGTTGAGTTGGATACTTTTGCTGAGTCGCTGCTGATCTAA